TGGGACACACTGTGGACGTAGTCAGTGGGTATTCACGACAAATTGTTGGTAGAGGGCAGATTATTAAAAACGAATCAAAGAATGGTCAATTGATCTATGCTGGAGGCAGTGACATGAGGGGAGATGGTGCAGCAGTACCATTTGTATGATTCATATGAACAATTAATAGCACGAACCAACATATCGTATTTCATAAAGGTCTTAAATCTAATAGGAGCTATACTCTATAACATTGTGGATCTGTTCATTGGGATCTATTTCGCGCATCCTCCTCGATATCCTTTTGTCTCTTTAGTACGGTAGCAACACAAACAAGTACCAACGCATCGTCATGCATTGAAAGTACACTTTCGTAGTCGACATCGGGGTCGGGATTATACAAATCATCTATTCGAACCTCTCCGTATCCTAGATGGAAATATGATTCTGCTTCACCTAGAATAGCTGTGCAACGCTCCCCATAATATTCCGGCTTAGGCAATCTTGCACTAGGACTaagtttcattttgaaaagcGACTTCAAATAAGGGTTTGGTTTATTTTTATCCAACTTGTCTGTACGTCCATCCCAACTATCAACTAATGAAGGTTGTCCTGATCGTAGTATCGAATGCTTGAACCCAAATTTCACTTGAAAGTAAGACTTAAATTTTCTTCGGAAACTCTCATCAATCCATCTATGCACCTCGCCCTTGTATACATAATCACTGATTGGTAAAGTGGAATGAGAAAACATGacgatttgaaaattggcCTTAGACGAATTGGGATCTGGtgtgaaatcaaaaacataaCTATTATACCCTATATGATATTTCTTCCTGACTTGACAGTACACGTGGAAATCTTTATCAATATCGAATCTACCCGTTTGATTAGGAACATATTTTCTAAAGGTCAAAAACTTTGTAGTCACCGGATTCAAGGGGTCAATGGCTTTGAACAATGGAATCCCAATTCCTTGACGTTGTAGATCTATAATGTGCATATTGggattgtttttgaaagctTTGAATTTCTCTGCTGAATCCTTACTGACAAAGATTCTAAATCCATCAGTCCAAAACCGGTTATTTATTGTAACTGACCAACCTCGAGGAGCAGcactttcaaaatatacCGGCTCATCTCCTACTATTGGCGGGGGGTGATCATAGCTCCATTCGTTGTAAGGTCTATTTGTGTATGCAGGAGGAACTTCTGGTTTACCCATGTTGTGAATTGCgtattgaatgaaattgagaCTGATCGATGGAATTGGTTGCCTTTATATGTGTGATATTATGTTATGTGGTTCGAGACAGTGATGattaaatttgaatgatgagAAGAAAATTTGGATGACGTCGTTTAATAACTTTGCCTCGTGTGTTTATATCCcttgaatcaataaatcaCAACATACGTTTGTTTATAAttggtttattttttataaagtgtttttgttttgtgttcTATTACATTTATTTACGATCATTACTGTTTTAATTTGAGAAAGCATAGCCGCACAACAATAAATCAGCCTCACGATCGGAATTAAAATTCCACTTGACTTGGCGCAGATACAACCGATCGGGTCTATGCTCTTAGGGTTACATAGATTCAATTGGCGCCTGactcaaaaattttcaagcAGGATAAGGCCTTACGAAGTCAttcatttcttgttgaaaccGCTTAGTGTTAACTTTGATTCGGATTACCTACCCTTACACACAAAGTCTGTTGAAACTCTTGCATCATAGGGTTGAGATAACAGGAGACCAGTGCTACTGTTTTGTGTAGAGTATAGGGTGTATATAGAGTTTGCGGGCATGTGTGTGGGTGTGAATGTGGATAAGCAGAGTGTATAGTTCCCCACCTTGTACTCGTCTTGAGTTATAGAGGTATTGTGTGGTGTGTGAGAGGAAGGGTATTTAACACATTCACAGCATGTACAGTAACTGCAATAAATAATGGCTACGGTGTGTCGGAGATAGGGAGTTCCACACAATCGAACGGCACAAATTTCACAGTGTTTTTTCGCAGTCGATAGATGTGTTATCTATTATCTATAAGTTTATTCTTCCTTTCCGGGTTTAACGAAAACTGTGCAGAAGAAAAACATGTTATGATAGTTCTCCGTTATTTGTATCATTCAACGCCATTAAATTATTCACTTGCTCCACTAAAAAATGAAGTTCACTTACTTGGCAGCACTGCTTGGNNNNNNNNNNNNNNNNNNNNNNNNNNNNNNNNNNNNNNNNNNNNNNNNNNNNNNNNNNNNNNNNNNNNNNNNNNNNNNNNNNNNNNNNNNNNNNNNNNNNNNNNNNNNNNNNNNNNNNNNNNNNNNNNNNNNNNNNNNNNNNNNNNNNNNNNNNNNNNNNNNNNNNNNNNNNNNNNNNNNNNNNNNNNNNNNNNNNNNNNNNNNNNNNNNNNNNNNNNNNNNNNNNNNNNNNNNNNNNNNNNNNNNNNNNNNNNNNNNNNNNNNNNNNNNNNNNNNNNNNNNNNNNNNNNNNNNNNNNNNNNNNNNNNNNNNNNNNNNNNNNNNNNNNNNNNNNNNNNNNNNNNNNNNNNNNNNNNNNNNNNNNNNNNNNNNNNNNNNNNNNNNNNNNNNNNNNNNNNNNNNNNNNNNNNNNNNNNNNNNNNNNNNNNNNNNNNNNNNNNNNNNNNNNNNNNNNNNNNNNNNNNNNNNNNNNNNNNNNNNNNNNNNNNNNNNNNNNNNNNNNNNNNNNNNNNNNNNNNNNNNNNNNNNNNNNNNNNNNNNNNNNNNNNNNNNNNNNNNNNNNNNNNNNNNNNNNNNNNNNNNNNNNNNNNNNNNNNNNNNNNNNNNNNNNNNNNNNNNNNNNNNNNNNNNNNNNNNNNNNNNNNNNNNNNNNNNNNNNNNNNNNNNNNNNNNNNNNNNNNNNNNNNNNNNNNNNNNNNNNNNNNNNNNNNNNNNNNNNNNNNNNNNNNNNNNNNNNNNNNNNNNNNNNNNNNNNNNNNNNNNNNNNNNNNNNNNNNNNNNNNNNNNNNNNNNNNNNNNNNNNNNNNNNNNNNNNNNNNNNNNNNNNNNNNNNNNNNNNNNNNNNNNNNNNNNNNNNNNNNNNNNNNNNNNNNNNNNNNNNNNNNNNNNNNNNNNNNNNNNNNNNNNNNNNNNNNNNNNNNNNNNNNNNNNNNNNNNNNNNNNNNNNNNNNNNNNNNNNNNNNNNNNNNNNNNNNNNNNNNNNNNNNNNNNNNNNNNNNNNNNNNNNNNNNNNNNNNNNNNNNNNNNNNNNNNNNNNNNNNNNNNNNNNNNNNNNNNNNNNNNNNNNNNNNNNNNNNNNNNNNNNNNNNNNNNNNNNNNNNNNNNNNNNNNNNNNNNNNNNNNNNNNNNNNNNNNNNNNNNNNNNNNNNNNNNNNNNNNNNNNNNNNNNNNNNNNNNNNNNNNNNNNNNNNNNNNNNNNNNNNNNNNNNNNNNNNNNNNNNNNNNNNNNNNNNNNNNNNNNNNNNNNNNNNNNNNNNNNNNNNNNNNNNNNNNNNNNNNNNNNNNNNNNNNNNNNNNNNNNNNNNNNCCATAGTTATTAATCACTGTACATCCATCATGAAATTCAACCGAGGTGTTCAATCCACCAATTCTAGCAGGTCTCAAACCAACATTGACTCTTTCAATATCGAAATAGGCTGCACCGGTAACAGCATTAGTTTTTCTCAAATCGGGGAAATATTTATTGCCcaagttgatcaaatgTTTTGTATCTTCATCTCTAACCCCGGTGAATGAGTCattcttttgctttgttCCCCCGAGGATTACTCCTCCATGCAAAGGTCTGGGAATGACGAAGATCCACGACCCATCTGCCAATTGGTACGTGACTGTCTTGTCCAACTTGAATGATCTTGGTGGCTTTACAAGTAAAGTCTGACCACGTATAGGATAGCATTGGTCATCATACCCCCCCTGGTATCTTAAGCCCCTTGCTGAGCAATTAATTATAACTACGTTGGAgttttcaaccaatttcgTGGCCTCTTTAAGACtctccaatttcttgtGAATAAACTTGAcattttgttggaaaagCAACTTGCGGTAGAGATATCCCAagtaaacaattggattcaataCCCAAGTATCATATCTGAAGCCAATGAAGCCTTCCTTATTAATTCTTGTGAAATTATTCATTTCATCTTTGTGACCATAGGATCCTTGGTAACGTG
The Candida orthopsilosis Co 90-125, chromosome 5 draft sequence genome window above contains:
- a CDS encoding Dao2 D-amino acid oxidase (incomplete, gene ends within a gap in the genome sequence; similar to C. parapsilosis CPAR2_403430 and C. albicans DAO2), encoding MPLQIVVVGAGVLGLTTALTLSEKLTDEHEIYVVAEYGPHDTSLNSTMSNVPVYTSPWAGAHFRPFPSANEQDRREMKMTRKTLRHFEQLAENQPETSVTIVKGFEFIHPSRYQGSYGHKDEMNNFTRINKEGFIGFRYDTWVLNPIVYLGYLYRKLLFQQNVKFIHKKLESLKEATKLVENSNVVIINCSARGLRYQGGYDDQCYPIRGQTLLVKPPRSFKLDKTVTYQLADGSWIFVIPRPLHGGVILGGTKQKNDSFTGVRDEDTKHLINLGNKYFPDLRKTNAVTGAAYFDIERVNVGLRPARIGGLNTSVEFHDGCTVINNYG